A genomic window from Agreia sp. COWG includes:
- a CDS encoding RNA helicase encodes MPSADPSTLSPAERYALSRARGGKPMLDSFAAGLTFGLDTFQIEACGALEGGDSVLVAAPTGAGKTVVAEFALYLAMQQKRTKVFYTAPIKALSNQKFQEFTAQYGAENVGLLTGDTNINASARIVVMTTEVLRNMIYADSDLLTDLSYVVMDEVHYLADRFRGAVWEEVIIHLQPDVRLVSLSATVSNAEEFGDWLQAVRGRTSVIVSEERPVPLDQHVLVRSKLIDLFDSSGKAATNRVNPELLRIARNAMPQGGNRRGGRDRRSGGNGGYRNHSGAQERADRPEVIDMLDRQNLLPAIFFVFSRVGCDQAVKQVLRGGIRLTTADERDEIRDIVEERCRTILDEDLAVLGYWEWLEGLQRGVAAHHAGLLPAFKEVVEELFQRKLVKVVFATETLALGINMPARTVVLEKLEKFNGEARVPITPGEYTQLTGRAGRRGIDVEGHSVIQWRDGLDPQAMASLASRRSYPLNSSFRPTFNMAVNLIEQFGRVRTRESLESSFAQFQADRAVVDLARRLRSQEESLAGYAKSMTCDRGDFAEYAALRREITDLERSGAGRADSQSRADRDSRAKKINDLRRRLKVHPVHSCPEREQHARWAERWWRLKKESDRLAEQINTRTGAISKVFDRVTDVLVELAYLRVTEDGEMMLTATGRTLKRIYGERDLLVAECLRRGAWKDLDAAGMAAMACSLVYEPRREENDVADCFLPRGTFRSALESTRQILFDLQEIETRHRLAESPQLSTGLSLAMHQWARGARLDDVLADADMQAGDFVRWTKQTIDLLDQLQGQPDARLARTARDALDLIRRGIVAYSSVA; translated from the coding sequence ATGCCGTCAGCAGATCCGTCGACGCTGTCGCCGGCGGAACGATATGCCCTCAGCCGCGCGCGCGGGGGCAAGCCCATGCTCGATTCCTTCGCCGCGGGCCTGACCTTCGGCCTGGATACCTTCCAGATCGAGGCCTGCGGTGCGCTCGAGGGCGGAGACAGCGTTCTCGTGGCGGCGCCCACCGGAGCGGGTAAGACTGTCGTGGCCGAATTCGCCCTCTATCTGGCGATGCAGCAGAAGCGTACGAAGGTCTTCTACACCGCGCCGATCAAGGCTCTGAGCAACCAGAAGTTCCAAGAATTCACGGCGCAGTACGGCGCCGAGAACGTGGGCCTACTAACCGGCGACACCAATATCAATGCCTCGGCACGAATCGTCGTGATGACGACCGAGGTGCTGCGCAACATGATCTATGCGGACTCTGATCTGCTCACAGACCTGTCGTACGTCGTCATGGACGAGGTTCACTATCTTGCCGATCGATTCCGCGGCGCGGTGTGGGAGGAGGTGATCATCCACCTCCAGCCGGATGTTCGGCTCGTCTCTCTGAGCGCGACCGTCAGCAACGCGGAGGAGTTCGGAGATTGGCTGCAGGCTGTTCGTGGACGAACCTCGGTCATCGTCTCTGAAGAGCGCCCTGTTCCACTCGACCAGCACGTTCTCGTGCGCAGCAAGCTCATCGACCTCTTCGACTCTTCCGGCAAGGCCGCGACCAACCGGGTGAATCCTGAACTCCTCCGAATCGCTCGCAACGCAATGCCCCAGGGGGGCAATCGTCGAGGAGGACGGGACCGGCGTTCCGGCGGCAATGGCGGCTACCGCAACCATTCGGGTGCGCAAGAGCGCGCGGACCGTCCCGAGGTCATCGACATGCTCGACCGTCAAAACCTCCTGCCTGCGATCTTCTTCGTGTTCAGTCGCGTCGGCTGTGACCAAGCCGTCAAGCAGGTGCTGCGCGGCGGCATCCGCTTGACGACGGCCGATGAACGCGATGAGATCAGGGACATCGTCGAGGAGCGCTGCCGCACGATCCTCGATGAAGATCTCGCCGTACTCGGATACTGGGAGTGGCTCGAAGGCTTGCAACGAGGGGTTGCAGCGCACCACGCCGGACTCCTGCCCGCCTTCAAGGAGGTCGTCGAGGAACTGTTCCAGCGCAAGCTCGTCAAGGTGGTCTTTGCGACGGAGACGCTGGCGCTCGGTATCAACATGCCGGCCAGAACGGTGGTGCTCGAGAAGCTCGAAAAGTTCAACGGCGAGGCACGGGTTCCCATCACGCCGGGGGAGTACACCCAGCTCACAGGCCGGGCAGGTCGTCGGGGTATCGACGTCGAGGGGCACTCGGTCATCCAGTGGAGGGACGGCCTCGATCCGCAGGCCATGGCCTCCCTCGCATCGAGGCGCAGCTATCCGCTCAATTCGAGTTTCCGGCCCACGTTCAACATGGCTGTCAACCTCATCGAGCAATTCGGCCGGGTCAGAACCAGGGAGAGCCTCGAGTCGTCCTTCGCCCAGTTCCAGGCAGACCGAGCGGTCGTCGACCTCGCTCGCAGGCTGCGCTCCCAAGAAGAATCCCTCGCGGGGTACGCCAAGTCCATGACCTGTGATCGCGGCGACTTCGCCGAATACGCGGCGCTGCGCCGAGAGATCACCGATCTCGAACGCTCCGGGGCGGGACGCGCCGACAGTCAGTCGCGCGCAGACCGGGATTCCCGAGCCAAGAAGATCAATGATCTTCGTCGACGTCTCAAGGTGCACCCGGTGCACAGCTGCCCTGAGAGAGAGCAGCACGCTCGCTGGGCAGAACGATGGTGGCGCCTGAAGAAGGAATCGGATCGCCTGGCCGAGCAGATCAACACGCGCACCGGAGCGATTTCCAAGGTCTTCGACCGCGTCACAGATGTTCTCGTCGAACTCGCCTATTTGAGGGTCACCGAAGACGGCGAGATGATGCTGACGGCCACAGGTCGCACCTTGAAGCGCATCTACGGAGAGCGCGACCTGCTCGTCGCCGAATGCCTGCGCCGTGGTGCCTGGAAAGACCTCGACGCGGCGGGGATGGCCGCCATGGCGTGCTCTCTCGTCTACGAACCTCGGCGCGAGGAGAACGACGTTGCAGACTGCTTCCTCCCTCGCGGCACCTTCCGATCCGCGCTCGAATCGACCAGGCAGATCCTGTTCGATCTCCAGGAGATCGAGACCAGGCACCGGCTCGCCGAAAGCCCCCAGCTGTCTACCGGTCTGAGTCTGGCCATGCACCAATGGGCTCGGGGAGCCAGGCTCGACGATGTCCTGGCCGATGCCGACATGCAAGCGGGCGACTTCGTCCGGTGGACGAAACAGACCATCGATCTGCTCGACCAGTTGCAAGGTCAGCCCGATGCACGCCTTGCCCGGACAGCTCGTGACGCACTCGACCTGATCAGGCGCGGCATCGTCGCCTATTCGTCGGTGGCCTGA
- the dhaM gene encoding dihydroxyacetone kinase phosphoryl donor subunit DhaM, which produces MTGIDGKVGLVFVSHSSKIAEGLVELCRQMAAETALAPAGGADEGGIGTSFDLVGRAISAVDSGRGVVVLCDLGSAILTAETALDFLDQESAARVVIVDAPLVEGAVAASVAAQGGGDLRSVVAAARSAAESFGVHRRDDEQPQTSTPTTEATSTAYSRRVAIVNKDGLHARPAAEFVKLANSLGAPVTVNGKDARSLLGIMSLGLVRGDEIELATSAPHGRDAVDSLAELVGSGFGEV; this is translated from the coding sequence GTGACGGGTATCGATGGCAAGGTCGGCCTGGTCTTCGTCTCTCACAGTTCGAAGATTGCCGAGGGCCTCGTCGAGTTGTGCCGCCAGATGGCTGCCGAGACGGCCCTGGCGCCCGCGGGTGGCGCCGACGAGGGCGGAATCGGGACGAGTTTCGACCTGGTAGGCCGGGCGATCTCAGCCGTCGACTCCGGCAGAGGAGTGGTGGTGCTCTGCGACCTCGGCTCAGCCATCCTGACGGCGGAGACCGCACTCGATTTTCTTGACCAGGAATCTGCGGCGCGCGTCGTCATTGTCGATGCCCCCCTCGTGGAAGGTGCCGTGGCGGCGTCGGTCGCAGCACAGGGCGGGGGAGACCTGCGCTCGGTGGTCGCCGCCGCGCGATCGGCTGCCGAGTCGTTCGGCGTACACCGCCGTGACGATGAACAACCGCAGACGAGCACGCCTACAACGGAGGCGACCTCGACTGCGTATTCTCGCCGTGTCGCCATCGTCAATAAGGACGGACTTCACGCTCGTCCCGCGGCCGAGTTCGTGAAGCTGGCCAACTCACTGGGCGCCCCGGTCACGGTCAATGGCAAAGACGCGCGCAGTCTGCTCGGCATCATGTCGCTCGGGCTCGTACGCGGAGACGAGATAGAACTCGCGACGTCGGCGCCGCACGGCAGGGATGCCGTCGATTCACTAGCAGAGCTCGTAGGGTCGGGTTTCGGTGAAGTATGA
- a CDS encoding RNA polymerase-binding protein RbpA: MADRSLRGMRLGGQSLQTEEGVVFSPRLTHTYHCPSCGKDTDMVFSAEAEAPDTWECKYCSMEATRMVGSEPVVVERAESKTPRSHWDMLLERRTRAELEELLEERLSYLRARRGQKVGA, from the coding sequence ATGGCAGATCGCAGCTTGCGCGGAATGAGACTCGGAGGCCAAAGCCTCCAGACCGAAGAAGGCGTCGTCTTCTCACCGCGCTTGACCCATACGTACCACTGTCCCTCCTGCGGAAAAGACACAGACATGGTCTTCTCCGCCGAGGCCGAGGCTCCCGACACCTGGGAATGCAAGTACTGCAGCATGGAGGCGACCCGCATGGTCGGCTCCGAGCCTGTTGTCGTCGAGCGCGCCGAATCCAAGACCCCGCGCAGCCACTGGGACATGCTGCTCGAGCGTCGCACCAGGGCAGAACTCGAGGAACTGCTCGAGGAGCGTCTGAGTTACCTCCGCGCCCGCCGCGGACAGAAGGTCGGAGCCTGA
- the lnt gene encoding apolipoprotein N-acyltransferase, producing the protein MKTQLDRAIASAGSWQVEPTKTTARRDRGLISATPTAAPVLPLWLAFLTAAAAGIALDTGFPDKGIWPVTFLGIALVLLSLVGRRPWSAFAIGLVAGFSFWGVHISWLTLYLGPIPWLALSILETLFFALGAVTIAVVYRGAGRLWQTPRSRLVMVPVIVAGLWTAREAVTAVWPEGGFSWGRVVFSQSESPYGVLAGWIGFSGVSFVMVWLMAFVIELARARSVPIGRRGLWAMTAIVATLAVPAWAAPTVGTSRIAAVQGNTDASLFSQRAAGDVLSDQTAETLKIVAEKVDMVVWPENGSDLDPARSTLAANQLNYLSEKMQAPFIVGTITNPSSNTYFNTSLLWQPGVGTVDHYDKRHPVPFAEYMPARALFRAIVPDLVDLVTRDYSKGTTDTVFDVNGIIAGISICFDITDDAVARDMIDDGAQVILAQTNNADFGKTDENVQQLAIARLRAIETGRSVVNISTVGTSQIIGPDGATIASIAPYEAGSMIADVPLATVTSPGTLLASGVELLVSLLGAAGFFLVLVTGRSAARAAKLSKK; encoded by the coding sequence ATGAAGACGCAACTCGACCGCGCCATCGCCTCGGCCGGTTCCTGGCAAGTCGAACCGACGAAGACGACCGCCCGGCGCGATCGCGGCCTCATCTCGGCTACCCCCACTGCGGCTCCCGTTCTGCCGCTCTGGCTGGCGTTTCTCACGGCTGCCGCAGCGGGAATCGCGCTGGACACGGGATTTCCAGATAAGGGGATCTGGCCCGTCACCTTCCTCGGCATCGCTCTGGTGCTTCTGAGCCTCGTCGGGCGACGCCCCTGGAGCGCGTTCGCCATCGGTCTCGTTGCGGGATTCTCGTTCTGGGGCGTGCACATCTCATGGCTCACCCTCTATCTGGGGCCCATCCCCTGGCTCGCCCTGTCCATCCTCGAGACCCTCTTCTTCGCACTGGGAGCCGTCACCATCGCCGTCGTCTACCGAGGCGCTGGCCGCTTGTGGCAGACGCCGCGCAGCAGGCTTGTCATGGTTCCGGTGATCGTGGCCGGTCTCTGGACAGCTCGTGAGGCCGTGACCGCCGTATGGCCGGAGGGCGGCTTCTCGTGGGGGAGAGTGGTCTTCTCCCAGTCCGAGAGTCCGTACGGTGTGCTCGCAGGCTGGATCGGCTTCTCGGGCGTGAGCTTCGTCATGGTGTGGCTCATGGCCTTCGTCATCGAGTTGGCGCGTGCACGGAGCGTACCGATCGGCCGCCGAGGGCTATGGGCCATGACTGCCATCGTCGCCACCCTCGCTGTCCCAGCGTGGGCTGCCCCTACCGTGGGAACGTCGCGCATCGCGGCCGTCCAAGGAAACACGGACGCGTCTCTCTTCTCCCAGCGAGCCGCTGGTGATGTGTTGAGCGACCAGACAGCCGAAACACTCAAGATCGTCGCCGAGAAGGTAGACATGGTCGTGTGGCCCGAGAACGGGTCGGATCTCGATCCCGCACGTTCCACTCTCGCGGCCAATCAACTCAACTATCTGAGCGAGAAGATGCAAGCGCCGTTCATCGTGGGCACGATCACGAACCCGTCTTCGAACACCTACTTCAACACGTCTCTGCTCTGGCAGCCTGGCGTCGGCACCGTCGACCACTACGACAAGCGGCACCCTGTGCCGTTCGCGGAGTACATGCCGGCCAGGGCTTTGTTCCGAGCCATCGTCCCCGACCTCGTCGACCTCGTGACCCGCGACTACAGCAAAGGCACCACCGACACCGTCTTCGACGTCAACGGCATCATCGCGGGTATTTCCATCTGCTTCGACATCACCGACGATGCGGTCGCGCGCGACATGATCGATGACGGGGCCCAGGTGATCCTGGCGCAGACGAACAACGCCGATTTCGGCAAGACCGACGAGAACGTTCAACAGCTCGCGATTGCGCGGCTCAGGGCTATTGAGACGGGACGAAGCGTCGTCAACATCTCAACCGTCGGAACCAGCCAGATCATCGGGCCCGACGGCGCAACGATCGCCTCCATCGCGCCCTATGAGGCGGGAAGCATGATCGCCGACGTTCCCCTCGCGACCGTCACGAGCCCAGGAACGCTCCTGGCGAGCGGAGTCGAACTGCTGGTATCCCTTCTCGGCGCGGCCGGCTTTTTTCTCGTTCTGGTCACCGGTAGATCTGCCGCCCGCGCCGCCAAGCTCTCGAAGAAGTGA
- a CDS encoding glycerophosphodiester phosphodiesterase family protein, with amino-acid sequence MAINTPENTIESFASAMNVGACYLETDVHASKDGVAMLSHDPVLDRVAGVRGDVESLTVSELKRLDLGGGHRMPTLEEALDAFPRARFNIDVKSPRAAPAIAKAVLDAGATHRVLITSFSSRRRAHAVRLIPGVASSASSPRVIVLIVLAQLGILHRVPLAARGIQAVQVPARTRHFEIATPRLIRAFHRVGLEMHVWTVNEPAEMARLLALGVDGLVSDRVDYALDLLRQG; translated from the coding sequence TTGGCCATCAACACTCCGGAAAACACGATCGAGTCCTTTGCCTCGGCGATGAACGTCGGCGCCTGCTATTTAGAGACCGACGTACACGCGTCGAAAGACGGCGTCGCCATGCTCTCGCACGATCCGGTGCTCGACAGGGTGGCCGGTGTGCGGGGTGATGTCGAGTCGCTGACTGTGAGCGAACTGAAGCGGCTCGACCTGGGCGGCGGGCACCGTATGCCCACACTCGAGGAGGCGTTGGACGCGTTCCCCCGTGCTCGCTTCAACATAGACGTGAAGTCCCCGCGGGCCGCTCCAGCGATCGCCAAGGCGGTGCTGGATGCCGGCGCAACGCACCGTGTCCTCATCACCTCGTTCTCCTCTCGCAGGCGTGCACACGCTGTACGCCTCATTCCCGGGGTCGCTAGTTCGGCCAGCTCGCCTCGGGTGATTGTGCTCATCGTGCTCGCTCAGCTCGGCATCCTGCACCGTGTACCGCTAGCAGCACGCGGCATTCAGGCGGTGCAGGTGCCGGCCCGCACGCGGCATTTCGAGATCGCGACACCTCGCCTCATCCGGGCGTTTCACCGAGTCGGCCTCGAGATGCATGTCTGGACGGTCAACGAACCGGCCGAGATGGCAAGGCTGCTTGCGCTCGGCGTCGATGGCCTCGTGTCGGACCGGGTCGACTACGCGCTCGATCTCCTGCGCCAGGGGTGA
- the tatC gene encoding twin-arginine translocase subunit TatC — protein sequence MSLGAHLLELRKRLFIAAIGIVLGAVAGWFLSNFVLDAIRGPITQVSEQQGRVASINWDNIGGAFDLKIQIALTIGIVASSPVWLYQIWAFLVPGLTRKEKAYSVGFLGASIPLFFAGCIAGWYVLPHIVVLLASFAPTEDTNLITARGYYDFVLKLVLAVGIAFVLPVFLVLLNFVGVLSASTIIKSWRFAILAIVLFTAIATPAADPTAMILLAIPMVVLYFAAYGVAWIHDWRVARNSDRLDAELAA from the coding sequence ATGTCCCTCGGCGCGCATCTTCTCGAGCTTCGCAAGCGGCTGTTCATCGCCGCGATCGGTATCGTTCTCGGGGCTGTCGCAGGTTGGTTTCTGTCCAATTTCGTTCTCGACGCGATCCGCGGTCCGATCACCCAGGTCTCGGAACAACAGGGACGCGTGGCCAGCATCAACTGGGATAACATCGGTGGCGCCTTCGATCTCAAGATCCAGATCGCACTCACCATCGGCATCGTGGCCTCGTCCCCGGTCTGGCTCTACCAGATCTGGGCCTTTCTGGTACCCGGTCTGACTCGCAAAGAGAAGGCCTACAGCGTCGGTTTCCTCGGTGCATCCATACCCCTGTTCTTCGCAGGCTGCATTGCCGGCTGGTACGTGCTGCCCCACATCGTCGTGCTGCTCGCGAGCTTCGCCCCAACCGAGGACACCAACCTCATCACGGCTCGTGGTTACTACGACTTCGTTCTCAAGCTGGTGCTCGCCGTCGGCATCGCCTTCGTACTCCCCGTCTTTCTGGTTCTGCTCAACTTCGTCGGCGTCTTGAGCGCGTCGACGATCATCAAGTCTTGGCGATTCGCGATTCTCGCCATCGTACTTTTCACCGCTATCGCCACCCCCGCCGCAGATCCGACAGCCATGATCCTGCTGGCGATCCCGATGGTGGTCCTCTACTTCGCCGCCTATGGTGTGGCGTGGATCCACGACTGGCGAGTGGCTCGCAACAGCGACCGGCTCGACGCCGAGTTGGCGGCCTGA
- a CDS encoding SPFH domain-containing protein: MVVIAIVVVIVVFVLVILSRSIRIIPQATAGVVERLGAYHKTLEPGLRVLVPFIDRLRPLIDLREQVVSFPPQPVITEDNLVVSIDTVVFFQVTDARAATYEIANYLGAVEQLATTTLRNVVGGLNLEQALTSRDEINGQLRIVLDEATGKWGIRVGRVELKAIDPPLSIQDSMEKQMRAERERRAVILTAEGTKQSAILEAEGHRQGEILRAEGDAQAAVLRAKGEAEAITTVFGAIHQGEPDQLLLAYQYLQTLPKLAEGSANKLWIIPSELTEALKGIGQAFGERAPVKPAE, encoded by the coding sequence ATCGTGGTGATTGCGATCGTTGTCGTCATCGTCGTGTTCGTGCTCGTCATCCTGTCGCGCTCCATTCGCATCATCCCGCAGGCCACCGCGGGAGTGGTCGAGCGACTGGGCGCCTACCACAAGACGCTCGAGCCGGGGCTGAGGGTGCTCGTGCCCTTCATCGATCGGCTGCGCCCGCTAATAGACCTGCGCGAGCAGGTCGTCTCATTTCCTCCCCAGCCGGTCATCACCGAAGACAACCTCGTCGTCTCGATCGACACGGTCGTGTTCTTCCAGGTGACAGACGCCAGGGCGGCGACATATGAGATCGCCAACTATCTGGGAGCTGTCGAGCAGCTCGCGACAACGACACTACGTAACGTGGTCGGTGGGTTGAACCTCGAGCAGGCTTTGACGAGCCGTGATGAGATCAACGGGCAGCTTCGCATCGTGCTCGACGAGGCGACAGGCAAATGGGGCATCAGAGTGGGACGCGTCGAGTTGAAGGCGATCGACCCGCCCCTGTCGATTCAGGACTCGATGGAGAAGCAGATGAGGGCGGAACGCGAGCGTCGCGCGGTCATCCTCACGGCCGAGGGCACGAAGCAGTCCGCCATCCTCGAGGCCGAAGGACATCGGCAGGGTGAGATCCTTCGGGCCGAAGGAGACGCACAGGCGGCGGTGCTGCGGGCCAAGGGCGAAGCCGAGGCCATCACGACCGTCTTCGGTGCCATCCATCAGGGCGAGCCCGACCAGTTGCTTCTGGCGTACCAGTACCTGCAGACGCTGCCCAAGCTCGCCGAAGGTTCGGCCAACAAGCTCTGGATCATCCCGAGCGAACTCACCGAGGCTCTGAAGGGCATCGGCCAGGCTTTTGGCGAGCGTGCGCCGGTCAAGCCAGCGGAGTAG
- a CDS encoding NUDIX hydrolase produces MAQHEPTTGASYSKSRILLVDEYDHVLLFLTRHDVEGYPARWITTGGHLEPGETHDQAAIRELFEETGLVIHEPGPPIWSWDFVAERAPGIWARHHEVWYSLRTKRFEAQSTNWTPEEHVDILEQRWWSLAELEQTTDAVEPMNLVRLLSDHISGEPRS; encoded by the coding sequence ATGGCGCAGCACGAGCCGACGACCGGCGCGTCGTATTCCAAGTCGCGCATCCTTCTCGTCGACGAATATGATCATGTGCTCCTGTTCCTGACGCGGCACGATGTCGAGGGCTACCCGGCGAGGTGGATAACGACCGGAGGGCACCTCGAGCCCGGGGAGACTCACGACCAGGCCGCCATTCGAGAACTGTTCGAGGAGACGGGGCTCGTCATCCACGAGCCGGGACCACCGATCTGGTCGTGGGATTTCGTCGCAGAGCGCGCACCGGGCATCTGGGCACGTCATCACGAGGTCTGGTATTCGCTGAGGACCAAAAGATTCGAAGCTCAGTCGACGAACTGGACCCCTGAGGAACACGTCGACATCCTCGAACAGCGTTGGTGGAGCTTGGCTGAACTCGAGCAGACGACCGATGCAGTCGAGCCGATGAATCTGGTTCGACTTCTGAGCGACCACATCAGCGGCGAACCCCGATCGTAA
- the tatA gene encoding Sec-independent protein translocase subunit TatA has translation MLGNAFGWPHLLIILVVIVLLFGAPKLPGLARSLGQSMRIFRNEVKTMKDENQAPGDSASAAASAAQPTPAADVAPSVVAPESKPKL, from the coding sequence ATGCTCGGTAACGCATTTGGATGGCCACATCTGCTCATCATTCTCGTCGTCATCGTCCTGCTCTTCGGTGCGCCCAAGCTCCCCGGACTTGCGCGCAGTCTCGGGCAATCGATGCGCATCTTCCGCAACGAAGTCAAGACAATGAAAGACGAGAATCAGGCTCCTGGCGATTCCGCGTCTGCAGCCGCCTCAGCCGCGCAGCCAACACCGGCCGCCGATGTCGCGCCCTCCGTCGTGGCGCCTGAGTCCAAGCCAAAGCTTTAG
- a CDS encoding YafY family protein, whose amino-acid sequence MTGGHDGPVTFHHAQDKLAFLLSLVPYLVGRDRVSVHEAARHFGVTEQTIREAVLLISVSGVPGDDNNYQHGDLFDIDWDALDDNEIVITQLVAIDDSPRFSAREAAALIAGLQYLQSLPENVDSAAYASLSAKLARGASETPSQVVVSPAASSSLLSIVGEALAAGTQMEFEYRDARGSTERRRVDPLRLDSDDDVWYLRAWCHSRDAVRTFRLDRIGDPVITRLPIEHRAADVTISDSLFDTSGEHMLVELEFSPEALGLLGEFVPEGTRVERRGDVSRALVRVAHTHGLIRLVAGLSGVARVLDPPEARAAVRRWASDALEMYSTPSPAIASASEPLG is encoded by the coding sequence GTGACGGGCGGACACGACGGCCCGGTGACTTTTCACCACGCCCAGGACAAGCTCGCCTTCCTCTTGTCTCTGGTTCCGTATCTCGTCGGCAGGGACAGGGTGTCGGTGCACGAGGCGGCTCGCCACTTCGGGGTGACGGAACAGACGATCCGAGAGGCCGTTCTGCTCATCTCCGTCTCCGGGGTGCCCGGCGACGATAACAACTATCAGCACGGTGATCTGTTCGACATCGACTGGGATGCGCTCGACGACAACGAGATAGTCATCACGCAGCTGGTGGCCATCGACGACTCGCCGAGATTCTCGGCCAGAGAGGCCGCAGCGCTGATCGCGGGACTGCAATACCTGCAATCGCTCCCTGAGAATGTCGACTCCGCGGCCTACGCCAGCCTGTCAGCCAAACTCGCGAGGGGTGCGAGCGAGACGCCGAGTCAGGTCGTGGTCTCGCCCGCCGCATCGAGTTCATTGCTTTCCATCGTGGGTGAGGCCCTGGCCGCCGGCACGCAGATGGAATTCGAATACAGGGACGCTAGAGGATCGACAGAGCGACGTCGAGTCGACCCCCTGCGACTCGACTCCGACGACGATGTCTGGTACCTGCGCGCATGGTGCCACTCGCGCGACGCGGTCCGAACGTTCAGGCTTGACCGCATCGGCGACCCGGTGATCACCCGGCTGCCGATCGAGCACCGAGCCGCCGACGTCACGATCTCGGACTCCCTCTTCGACACATCGGGCGAACACATGCTGGTCGAGCTCGAGTTCAGCCCAGAAGCGCTCGGTCTGCTGGGCGAATTCGTTCCAGAGGGAACGAGGGTCGAGCGCCGAGGCGACGTGAGCCGCGCCCTGGTGCGGGTGGCGCACACGCATGGGCTGATCAGGCTCGTCGCAGGCCTCTCCGGCGTGGCGCGGGTTCTCGACCCCCCAGAGGCCAGGGCCGCCGTGAGGCGCTGGGCATCCGATGCTCTGGAGATGTACTCGACACCGAGCCCTGCCATCGCCTCTGCTAGCGAACCCTTAGGCTGA
- a CDS encoding NfeD family protein — MIDFLASYAWTIWLALVLVFLIVEMFSLEFTFLMIALGSVGGLVSSLVGVPWFMQIVIAAALALVLILTIRPPLLRALRRGGDPTKSNMDALIGLEGIVTTPLTGDSGHVKLANGDIWTARVSPSTDKTDVALGRRVLVTAIEGATAFVVPAERNAL; from the coding sequence GTGATCGATTTTCTTGCCTCGTACGCATGGACGATCTGGCTGGCACTCGTGCTGGTCTTCCTCATCGTCGAGATGTTCAGCCTCGAGTTCACGTTCTTGATGATCGCGCTCGGAAGCGTCGGTGGGTTGGTGTCCAGCCTCGTCGGCGTTCCCTGGTTCATGCAGATCGTCATCGCCGCGGCGCTGGCGCTGGTTCTGATCCTCACCATTCGCCCTCCGCTACTTCGTGCGCTCAGGCGTGGCGGCGATCCGACGAAGAGCAACATGGATGCTCTCATCGGCCTTGAGGGAATCGTCACGACGCCCCTGACAGGCGATAGCGGACACGTGAAGCTTGCGAACGGCGACATCTGGACCGCCAGGGTCTCCCCCAGTACTGACAAGACGGACGTGGCCCTGGGGCGGCGGGTTCTTGTCACCGCGATCGAGGGGGCGACGGCGTTCGTCGTTCCCGCTGAAAGGAACGCCCTGTGA
- a CDS encoding SDR family oxidoreductase, with the protein MSTNPLAPESLSGKRVLVTGSSRGIGADTVTYFAEAGARVAINFRNKEARALKLAAKIEESGGQAITVGADLTDPASVAQLFERIRSEFGGLDVLVLNASGGMEGGMAADYAMKLNRDAQLNVLSNAIPLLAPGSRVVFVTSHQAHFIHTTETMPEYVPVALSKRAGEDALRALVPELDEKGIDFVVVSGDMIEGTITATLLERANPGAISSRKESAGRLYNVGEFAAEVALAAVEPIPQSHTRYVGDISDFAPVD; encoded by the coding sequence GTGTCGACAAACCCCCTGGCCCCCGAATCCCTCTCCGGAAAGCGCGTTCTCGTCACGGGCTCATCCCGCGGCATCGGCGCCGATACCGTCACCTATTTCGCTGAAGCCGGCGCCCGGGTGGCCATCAACTTCCGCAATAAAGAGGCCAGAGCGCTCAAGCTCGCGGCGAAGATCGAGGAGTCCGGGGGACAGGCGATCACCGTGGGGGCCGACCTCACCGACCCCGCTTCAGTGGCACAGCTGTTCGAGCGTATCCGATCTGAATTCGGCGGCCTCGACGTGCTCGTGCTCAATGCCTCTGGAGGGATGGAAGGCGGCATGGCCGCCGACTACGCCATGAAGTTGAATCGGGATGCCCAGCTCAACGTGCTGTCGAACGCGATTCCTCTTCTGGCTCCGGGCTCGCGCGTCGTGTTCGTGACCAGCCACCAGGCACATTTCATCCACACGACAGAGACGATGCCAGAATACGTGCCCGTCGCCCTGTCGAAGCGGGCCGGCGAAGACGCCCTGCGGGCGCTTGTGCCCGAGCTCGACGAGAAGGGCATCGACTTCGTCGTCGTCTCCGGGGACATGATCGAGGGCACGATCACCGCGACGCTGCTCGAGCGAGCCAACCCCGGTGCGATCAGCTCGCGTAAGGAATCGGCAGGTCGGCTGTACAACGTCGGCGAGTTCGCCGCCGAGGTGGCCCTGGCCGCCGTCGAGCCGATCCCGCAGAGCCACACCCGCTATGTGGGCGACATCAGCGACTTCGCTCCGGTCGACTGA